The proteins below come from a single Manduca sexta isolate Smith_Timp_Sample1 chromosome 3, JHU_Msex_v1.0, whole genome shotgun sequence genomic window:
- the LOC115441233 gene encoding endothelial zinc finger protein induced by tumor necrosis factor alpha codes for MEDICRLCCSTNFVNNDIFDEENALYVKMSLYLPIKVFKNDRLPQKVCDKCSCKVNDFYQFCNETIEVQNRLRALFLPSDTTSVDLTLIKDNASPLPSIAPCEQSTQTDSDRVLSTMDIKQEPAPSPTLIKQEENIYESDRSLGNCSDNSDDMSLITLKKRKNTKKEVNGIDKKTKKKKPKLKDWEMLMKALPEGTAISLVDKTNVPDVKEECKEEDATEFVMPIDMKKVKSEGNQVDTYHCCVCLAQCYSRNEMRQHYRLHKEPLNPATEPAPPPPPPGDLPLRCTRCRKEVTREGWASHWQRHWQRDRRPYRCALCEKSFRDHHQILKHGLTHAAPAGPAAGVAPPAAPPAAAAAADAPKRFVCDFCPERFVYMRFLLEHRTRAHPEGAARPLALRCGTCARSFAHLNSLRRHLRSHSGERNYLCNVCGKALSSREHLKFHIRIHTGYKPNVCKTCGKGFVKKCNLTLHERVHSGEKPHVCSHCGKAFSQRSTLVIHERYHSGARPYECGLCGRGFVAKGLLSMHLKTTCI; via the exons atggAAGATATTTGTCGGTTATGTTGTTCAACAAATTTCGTCAACAACGACATATTCGACGAGGAAAATGCGTTGTATGTCAAAATGTCACTATACTTACCAATAAAG GTCTTCAAAAACGACCGATTACCGCAAAAAGTTTGTGATAAGTGCAGTTGTAAAGTGAACGATTTCTACCAGTTTTGTAATGAAACCATTGAAGTTCAGAACAG GTTACGGGCATTGTTCCTTCCATCAGACACCACATCAGTGGACCTCACACTCATCAAAGACAATGCATCTCCTCTTCCCTCCATCGCGCCATGCGAGCAGAGCACACAGACAGACTCCGACAGAGTGCTGTCCACGATGGACATCAAACAGGAACCTGCACCCTCTCCTACACTCATCAAACAGGAGGAAAACATCTATGAATCTGACCGATCCCTTGGCAACTGCTCCGACAATAGTGATGACATGTCCTTAATAACACTGAAGAAGAggaaaaacacaaaaaaagaaGTAAACGGTAtagacaaaaaaacaaaaaagaaaaaaccaaAGTTGAAAGATTGGGAGATGTTGATGAAGGCCTTACCGGAAGGTACGGCTATCTCTCTGGTAGATAAGACAAATGTGCCGGATGTGAAGGAGGAGTGCAAGGAGGAGGACGCGACAGAGTTCGTGATGCCCATAGACATGAAGAAGGTGAAGAGCGAGGGCAACCAGGTCGACACGTACCATTGCTGCGTGTGCCTGGCGCAGTGCTACAGCCGCAACGAAATGCGACAGCATTACAG ACTGCACAAGGAGCCGTTGAACCCGGCGACGgagcccgcgccgccgccgccgccgcccggcgACCTACCGCTGCGCTGCACGCGCTGCAGGAAG GAGGTGACGCGCGAGGGCTGGGCGTCTCACTGGCAGCGACACTGGCAGCGCGACCGCCGCCCCTACCGCTGCGCGCTCTGCGAGAAGTCCTTCCGCGACCACCACCAGATCCTCAAGCACGGCCTCACGCACGCGGCGCCCGCGGGGCCCGCGGCGGGGGTCGCGCCCCCcgcggcgccgcccgccgccgccgccgccgccgacgcGCCCAAGCGGTTCGTGTGCGACTTCTGCCCCGAGCGGTTCGTGTACATGCGCTTCCTGCTGGAGCACCGCACGCGCGCGCACCCCGAGGGCGCGGCGCGGCCGCTGGCGCTGCGCTGCGGCACGTGCGCGCGCTCGTTCGCGCACCTCAACTCGCTGCGGCGCCACCTGCGCTCGCACTCGGGCGAGCGCAACTACCTGTGCAACGTGTGCGGCAAGGCGCTGTCGTCGCGCGAGCACCTGAAGTTCCACATCCGCATCCACACGGGCTACAAGCCCAACGTGTGCAAGACGTGCGGCAAGGGCTTCGTGAAGAAGTGCAACCTCACGCTGCACGAGCGCGTGCACTCGGGCGAGAAGCCGCACGTGTGCTCGCACTGCGGCAAGGCCTTCAGCCAGCGCTCCACGCTCGTCATCCACGAGCGCTACCACAGCGGCGCGCGGCCCTACGAGTGCGGGCTGTGCGGCCGCGGCTTCGTCGCCAAGGGGCTGCTCTCCATGCACCTCAAGACCACCTGCATCTAG